One Oryza brachyantha chromosome 3, ObraRS2, whole genome shotgun sequence DNA segment encodes these proteins:
- the LOC102711604 gene encoding inorganic phosphate transporter 1-2 yields the protein MPAEQLNVLARLDQAKTQWYHFMAIVIAGMGFFTDAYDLFCIALVTKLLGRLYYTDLTKPNPGTLPPNVSAAVTGVALCGTLAGQLFFGWLGDKIGRKSVYGFTLILMVVCSIASGLSFSHTPKGVIATLCFFRFWLGFGIGGDYPLSATIMSEYASKKTRGAFIAAVFAMQGFGILFGAIVALVVSAGFRNAYPSPSYAQNPAASLVPQSDYAWRIILMFGTIPAALTYYWRMKMPETARYTALVIRNAKQAAADMSKVLKTEIEERPEVIESQVVAADTWGLFSRQFLRRHGMHLLATTSTWFLLDIAFYSQNLFQKDIFSKVGWIPPAKTMNALEELYRISRAQALIALCGTIPGYWFTVAFIDIVGRFWIQIMGFAMMTVFMLALAFPYHHWTTAGHHTGFVVLYGFTFFFANFGPNSTTFIVPAEIFPARLRSTCHGISAAAGKAGAIIGAFGFLYASQDQHKPDAGYSRGIGIRNSLFVLAVTNFLGMLMTLFVPESKGMSLEEISKDNTGEEA from the coding sequence ATGCCGGCAGAGCAGCTCAACGTGTTGGCCAGGCTCGATCAGGCTAAGACGCAATGGTACCATTTCATGGCGATCGTGATCGCCGGGATGGGTTTCTTCACGGACGCCTACGACCTGTTCTGCATCGCGCTCGTCACCAAGCTCCTCGGGCGCCTCTACTACACCGACCTCACCAAGCCCAACCCCGGCACGCTCCCGCCTAACGTGTCGGCCGCCGTGACCGGCGTGGCGCTCTGCGGCACGCTCGCCGGCCAGCTCTTCTTCGGGTGGCTCGGCGACAAGATCGGACGCAAGAGCGTCTACGGCTTCACGCTCATCCTCATGGTCGTCTGCTCCATCGCGTCGGGTCTCTCGTTCAGCCACACGCCCAAGGGCGTGATAGCGACGCTCTGCTTCTTCCGCTTCTGGCTCGGCTtcggcatcggcggcgacTACCCGCTGAGCGCCACCATCATGTCGGAGTACGCGAGCAAGAAGACCCGCGGCGCCTTCATCGCCGCGGTGTTCGCCATGCAGGGGTTCGGCATCCTCTTCGGCGCCATCGTCGCGCTCGTCGTCTCGGCCGGCTTCCGTAACGCGTACCCCTCGCCGTCGTACGCTCAGAACCCCGCTGCGTCGCTGGTTCCGCAGTCCGACTACGCGTGGCGGATCATCCTCATGTTCGGCACCATCCCGGCGGCGCTCACCTACTACTGGCGGATGAAGATGCCCGAGACGGCGCGGTACACGGCGCTCGTCATCCGCAACGCGaagcaggcggcggccgacaTGTCCAAGGTGCTCAAAACCGAGATCGAGGAGCGGCCGGAGGTGATCGAGAGCCAGGTGGTCGCCGCCGACACATGGGGCCTCTTCTCGCGGCAGTTCCTGCGGCGCCACGGGATGCACCTCCTGGCGACCACCAGCACGTGGTTCCTGCTAGACATCGCCTTCTACAGCCAGAACCTGTTCCAGAAGGACATCTTCAGCAAGGTCGGGTGGATCCCGCCGGCGAAGACCATGAACGCGCTCGAGGAGCTCTACCGCATCTCCCGCGCGCAGGCGCTCATCGCGCTCTGCGGGACCATCCCGGGGTACTGGTTCACCGTCGCCTTCATCGACATCGTCGGAAGGTTCTGGATCCAGATCATGGGCTTCGCCATGATGACCGTGTTCATGCTCGCGCTCGCCTTCCCGTACCACCACTGGACGACGGCCGGCCACCACACCGGCTTCGTCGTGCTCTACGGCTTCACCTTCTTCTTCGCCAACTTCGGGCCCAACAGCACCACCTTCATCGTCCCGGCGGAGATCTTCCCGGCCAGGCTACGGTCGACGTGCCACGGCATCTCCGCCGCGGCAGGCAAGGCCGGCGCGATCATCGGCGCGTTCGGGTTCCTGTACGCGTCGCAGGACCAGCACAAGCCCGACGCCGGCTACTCCCGGGGCATCGGCATCCGCAACTCGCTCTTCGTGCTCGCCGTCACCAACTTCCTCGGCATGCTCATGACCCTGTTCGTGCCGGAATCCAAGGGCATGTCGCTGGAGGAGATTTCCAAGGATAACACCGGTGAGGAAGCCTGA
- the LOC102707195 gene encoding protein GDAP2 homolog has protein sequence MQHRSPTAASASSVAALAPGVGGVELTVTLDQVPRWSDPDQRLSSSSSPTAAAGSETPASSFLSFADPLIGDGAAGAGGRGASRFPVDHEINSKICLWRGHPWNVEVDAVVNSTNENLDEAHSSQGLHAAAGPGLAEECATLGGCRTGMAKMTNAYDLPARKVIHTVGPKYAVKYHTAAENALSHCYRSCLELLIENGLESIAIGCIYTEAKNYPREPAAHVAIRTVRRFLEKQKGKISAVVFCTTTSSDTEIYKRLLPLYFPRDKKEEEIASVKLPADVGDENGETIIDERKIRIKPLPAGAAISKCAAPAPVDIPLSDSGLARRGNSFKLDSYLDPTFMSIIKDPDLQRKEQWEKSVQANKGFNWAKLLGYGDLGGPPLSAAEEYSLHSRYLVKANSLNPSEIAEMKIIYRGGVGSEGRPVMVVVGAHFLLRCLDLERFILYVVKEFEPLIQKPYSIVYFHSAASLQVQPDLGFMKRLQQILGRKHQHNLHAIYVLHPTLGLRTAILALQLFVDREVWKKVVYVDRLVQLFRYVPREQLTIPDFVFQHDLEVNGGKGIIVDPRTKHVYQRPSG, from the exons ATGCAGCACcgctcgccgacggcggccTCGGCATCCTCGGTGGCGGCCTTGGCGCCTGGTGTGGGCGGGGTGGAGTTGACCGTGACGCTGGACCAGGTGCCGCGGTGGAGCGACCCCGACCAGcgtctctcctcctcctcttcccccaccgccgccgccggatccgAGACCCCCGCCTCGTCCTTCCTCTCGTTCGCCGACCCGCTCAtaggcgacggcgcggccgggGCCGGGGGTCGTGGCGCCTCCCGGTTCCCCGTCGACCACGAGATCAACTCGAAGATCTGTCTCTGGCGCGGCCACCCGTGGAACGTCGAGGTCGATGCCGTCGTCAACTCCACCAATGAG AACTTGGACGAGGCCCATAGTAGTCAGGGATTGCATGCAGCGGCGGGGCCAGGGCTTGCCGAGGAGTGCGCTACCTTG GGTGGCTGCCGGACTGGGATGGCTAAGATGACCAATGCATATGATCTTCCTGCTCG GAAGGTAATTCATACCGTGGGCCCTAAATATGCTGTCAAGTACCACACAGCTGCAGAGAATGCACTTAGTCACTGCTACAGATCTTGTTTGGAACTACTCATTGAGAATGGTCTGGAAAG CATCGCAATAGGTTGCATATATACAGAGGCCAAAAATTACCCTCGTGAACCAGCTGCTCATGTGGCAATAA GAACTGTTAGACGTTTTCTGGAGAAACAAAAAGGCAAAATATCTGCTGTTGTATTTTGTACTACTACATCATCTGATACAGAGATATATAAGCG ATTGCTTCCCCTATATTTCCCTCGGGACAAGAAAGAGGAGGAGATTGCTTCAGTGAAACTTCCAGCTGATGTCGGGGATGAGAATGGCGAGACAATAATAGATGAACGGAAAATACGAATAAAACCTTTACCTGCTGGGGCTGCTATTAGCAAATGTGCAGCTCCTGCGCCTGTGGATATTCCTCTTTCTGATTCTGGATTGGCACGTAGAGG AAATTCTTTCAAGTTAGATTCATATTTGGATCCTACCTTTATGTCAATAATTAAAGATCCAGATCTCCAACGTAAGGAGCAGTGGGAAAAGTCTGTTCAGGCAAACAAGGGATTTAATTGGGCTAAATTGCTTGGATACGGTGACCTTGGTGGTCCTCCATTATCTGCTGCTGAAGAATATTCACTTCATTCACGATACCTTGTGAAAGCAAATTCTCTCAATCCTTCAGAGATTGctgaaatgaaaataat TTACCGAGGCGGAGTTGGTAGTGAAGGACGTCCTGTAATGGTTGTTGTTGGTGCTCACTTTCTACTTCGCTGTTTGGATCTTGAGAGATTTATTCTATATGTAGTAAAG GAGTTTGAACCGTTGATTCAAAAGCCTTACTCAATTGTCTATTTCCACTCAGCAGCATCTTTACAAGT ACAACCAGATTTAGGATTCATGAAGCGGTTGCAACAAATATTAGGTCGGAAGCATCAGCACAATCTTCAT GCTATATATGTACTTCACCCAACTTTGGGATTGAGAACAGCTATATTGGCATTGCAGCTTTTTGTTGATAGGGAG GTCTGGAAGAAAGTTGTCTATGTTGACAGGCTTGTGCAGCTGTTCAGATATGTACCACGTGAACAACTGACAATTCCAGATTTTGTCTTCCA GCATGATCTGGAAGTGAATGGCGGAAAGGGCATAATCGTTGACCCTAGAACAAAGCATGTTTACCAAAGACCATCTGGTTGA
- the LOC102707472 gene encoding probable acetyltransferase NATA1-like produces the protein MTTPANSTAFSGEVWAELRLADASDVPHIHALIHQMAEFELLTDLFAATHELLTSTLFPSPPRPPLTSFTALILDLSPSPLPASADSTIGSCRLDLSASPLADPEAAAFASPRGGGRVTAGFVICFPNYSTFLSKPGLYVEDIFVRAPWRRRGLGRMMLSAVAGKAAELGMGRVEWCVLDWNKNAIDFYEGMGAEVLPQWRICRLTGAALDKYKGGQEESGKAAAE, from the coding sequence ATGACGACGCCGGCCAACTCCACCGCCTTCTCCGGCGAGGTGTGGGCGGAGCTCCGCCTGGCCGACGCAAGCGACGTTCCCCACATCCACGCCCTCATCCACCAGATGGCGGAGTTCGAGCTCCTCACCGACCTCTTCGCCGCCACCCACGAGCTCCTCACCTCCACGCTCTTcccctcgccaccgcgccctccCCTCACCTCGTTCACCGCCCTCATCCTCGACCTCTCCCCGTCCCCGCTCCCCGCCTCGGCCGACTCCACCATCGGCTCCTGCCGCCTCGACCTCTCCGCGTCCCCGCTCGCCGACCCggaggccgccgccttcgcctccccgcgcggcggcgggcgcgtcACCGCAGGGTTCGTGATCTGCTTCCCCAACTACTCCACCTTCCTCTCCAAGCCCGGGCTGTACGTGGAGGACATCTTCGTCCGCGcgccgtggcgccgccgcgggctcGGCCGGATGATGCTGTCCGCCGTGGCCGGCAAGGCGGCCGAGCTCGGGATGGGGCGCGTCGAGTGGTGCGTGCTGGACTGGAACAAGAACGCCATCGACTTCTACGAAGGGATGGGAGCAGAGGTGCTCCCGCAGTGGCGCATCTGCCGGCTCACCGGCGCTGCACTCGACAAGTACAAGGGGGGCCAGGAGGAGAgcggcaaggcggcggcggaataG
- the LOC121053849 gene encoding uncharacterized protein LOC121053849 has protein sequence MEEKAAAAMACYRRTVGEEATFKERSKDLLRQFKDAPAGDHWVCLKNKVRAAGEYAALRTRQGIAMFGEPNVGSLLGGAKDDDCSKTPSAEQ, from the coding sequence AtggaggagaaggcggcggcggcgatggcgtgcTACCGGAGGAcggtgggggaggaggcgacgtTCAAGGAGAGATCCAAGGACCTTCTCCGGCAATTCAAGGACGCGCCGGCGGGGGACCACTGGGTCTGTCTCAAGAACAaggtccgcgccgccggcgagtaCGCCGCCCTCCGGACTCGCCAGGGCATCGCCATGTTCGGCGAGCCCAATGTAGGCAGCCTCTTGGGAGGCGCCAAGGACGACGACTGCAGCAAgacgccgtccgccgagcaaTAG
- the LOC102711871 gene encoding lysine-specific demethylase SE14 translates to MAPQPPASAAAPAGAPDPAVPAWLRGLPRAPEYRPTESEFADPIAFLSRVEREAAAYGICKVIPPHPRPSRRFVFAHLNRSLVSSCDAPAPTTSDPAGPSSSPPASAAVFTTRHQELGTARRGRPTPQVLKQVWQSGERYTLDQFEAKSRAFSKTHLSGLNEPSALTVESLFWKASADRPIYIEYANDVPGSGFAAPVQLQRKKKRKRESAPMDEWEKSAGWRLSNSPWNLQAIARAPGSLTRFMPDDVPGVTSPMVYIGMLFSWFAWHVEDHDLHSLNFLHTGAPKTWYAVPGDRAVELEEVIRVHGYGGNPDRIASLAVLGEKTTLMSPEVLIDSGVPCCRLVQYPGEFVVTFPRAYHVGFSHGFNCGEAANFATPQWLKFAKEAAVRRAVMNYLPMLSHQQLLYLLAVSFISRNPRELLTGIRTSRLRDRKKEERELLVKQEFLQDMISENELLCSFLEKKSVNNVVLWEPDLLPSLTALHPCSSALKVHEKKGEDGPRIEPAESNSKDNCSSDGTEYITGTISKGLSTDSKQAPEGEKLDTDDDDDLPFDLSIDSGSLTCVACGILGYPFMAILQPSRKALEEISLVDKERYKVSCEKENSSNVLPCSPNDGSSGCSLITSKSSSPVENANFSHQNLKPNRSDTSLKGKEFDGTLGKHSSTSCSCSSGDTIDPYGDTETPEKKIPSDGPFSELSKQTDRGHINVQAVEVSDGTMRWNTGCTFARPRIFCLQHALEIEELLASKGGVHTLIICHADYVKLKALAISIAEEIEFHFDYKDVALANASKSDLHLINISIDDEGYEEEGTDWTSRMGLNLKHCSKIRKETSGSQKQPPLSFWGLFSKPSPISVVPNLKWLCRKARTPYKVVGYTSSPDVVAAPDKVKPAVTKSPIDTADNAHENVKSEQTLQKVCVLKETSDVADMSCCPKENDQDGHSLINIPIAVAEYPMMHQVCEGPVSVSSFDDPICSFDSQGAPTTAAVSAAKPTREQCDVESTELTSSSNPVQQFLDNELTVERSSMNLVSNHEYLESDNATSVCKEEQLQVQEDQEAMEPCNNPITDLVRPCLTEGITFAGELHGGAASSTLENEDSCGNTSYHSDTVLKDSKSDTDGQPETCAGSAVLVTPKSSCDQMISSGDRSCSLIVDFPVSSDAAVSSEKLSMAHGLMSTQAVRNSKAPLRSLNPEQAEASLTDLKAAKVNCIHATQLPHECPSSEFIISEGTQKSASVTAISGQNETSMHRESNSFDILLGVLANESKVASGKDEIGKASLTLMTLASNDHSADDVTQGKVIIDRSRDFCASDIVSRSIGSSNRTNIIFYTRRKLKRKNRSKSNINSLQSIGSYVRSPCESLRPRTRPAIVEDMENETKSVEASVAKKRKRTKLESFRCEIEFCDMTFETKAELRAHQRNICTDESCGKRFSSHKYLKRHQCVHRDERPFKCPWDGCPMTFKWLWAQTEHIRVHTGERPYKCAAPDCGQSFRYVSDYSRHRKKFNHY, encoded by the exons ATGGCGCCCcagccgccggcgtcggcggcggcgccggctggtGCGCCGGATCCCGCCGTCCCGGCCTGGCTACGCGGCCTCCCCCGCGCGCCGGAGTACCGCCCGACGGAATCCGAGTTCGCCGACCCCATCGCCTTCCTCTCCCGCGTGGAGCGCGAGGCCGCCGCGTATGGTATCTGCAAGGTCATTCCGCCCCACCCCCGGCCCTCCCGCCGCTTCGTGTTCGCGCACCTCAACCGCTCCCTCGTCTCCTCCTGCGACGCCCCCGCTCCCACCACCTCCGACCCTGCCGgtccttcctcctcgccgccggcctccgccgccgtcttcaCGACCCGCCACCAGGAGCTCGGCACCGCGCGGCGTGGCCGCCCGACGCCGCAGGTCCTGAAGCAGGTGTGGCAGAGTGGCGAGAGGTACACGCTCGATCAGTTTGAGGCCAAGTCCCGCGCCTTCTCGAAGACGCACCTCTCTGGCCTCAACGAACCGTCTGCGCTCACGGTGGAATCCCTCTTCTGGAAGGCATCGGCAGACCGCCCTATCTATATTGAGTACGCCAATGATGTCCCTGGCTCTGGTTTTGCTGCTCCTGTGCAGTTGCAACGCAAGAAGAAGCGGAAAAGAGAGAGTGCCCCAATGGACGAATGGGAGAAGAGTGCAGGCTGGAGGCTGTCAAATAGCCCATGGAACCTGCAAGCAATTGCACGGGCTCCTGGTTCCCTCACACGGTTCATGCCTGACGATGTTCCTGGGGTGACTTCTCCAATGGTTTACATTGGTATGCTGTTCAGCTGGTTTGCGTGGCATGTGGAGGATCATGATCTGCATAGTCTCAACTTCCTCCACACTGGCGCACCAAAGACGTGGTATGCAGTTCCTGGTGATCGTGCTGTTGAGCTAGAGGAAGTTATCCGTGTGCATGGCTATGGAGGCAACCCTGATCGCATTG CATCACTAGCAGTGCTTGGTGAGAAAACAACATTAATGTCCCCAGAGGTCCTTATAGACAGTGGTGTGCCCTGCTGTAG ATTGGTGCAGTATCCTGGTGAGTTCGTGGTGACGTTCCCAAGGGCTTACCATGTTGGCTTTAGCCATG GCTTCAATTGTGGAGAAGCTGCAAATTTTGCAACTCCCCAATGGTTGAAGTTTGCTAAAGAGGCTGCAGTTCGAAGGGCTGTGATGAATTATCTTCCAATGCTCTCCCATCAAcagctattgtacctgctagCAGTTTCTTTTATATCCAG GAACCCTAGAGAACTACTGACTGGAATCCGAACTTCTCGCCTAAGAGATCgtaaaaaggaagaaagagaaCTGCTGGTTAAACAGGAATTCTTGCAGGATATGATTAGTGAAAATGAACTTTTATGTTCATTTCTTGAAAAGAAATCGGTCAATAATGTTGTTCTGTGGGAGCCTGACTTGCTTCCATCGCTTACTGCTCTACACCCCTGCTCATCCGCCTTAAAAGTTCATGAAAAGAAGGGTGAAGATGGCCCCAGAATTGAACCTGCCGAATCCAACTCAAAAGATAACTGCTCATCAGATGGTACTGAATATATTACTGGGACAATATCTAAAGGCTTGTCTACGGATAGCAAGCAAGCTCCCGAGGGAGAAAAACTTGatactgatgatgatgatgacctGCCTTTTGATTTGAGCATTGATTCTGGTTCATTGACATGTGTTGCTTGTGGGATTCTTGGCTATCCATTTATGGCCATCTTGCAACCTTCCAGAAAAGCACTGGAAGAGATTTCCCTTGTTGATAAGGAAAGATATAAAGTGAGCTGTGAAAAAGAGAATTCTTCAAATGTGCTTCCATGCTCTCCTAATGATGGTAGCTCTG GATGCTCACTCATCACCAGTAAATCGTCCAGCCCTGTAGAAAATGCTAACTTCAGCCATCAGAATTTGAAGCCAAATAGAAGTGACACTAGTTTGAAGGGAAAGGAATTTGATGGAACCCTAGGGAAACATAGCAGTACTTCATGTTCTTGTAGCAGTGGAGATACCATTGATCCATATGGTGACACAGAAACCCCTGAGAAGAAAATACCAAGCGATGGTCCTTTCTCAGAGTTGAGTAAACAAACAGACAGAGGTCATATTAATGTACAAGCTGTAGAAGTTAGTGATGGAACTATGCGGTGGAATACAGGCTGTACGTTTGCACGACCTCGAATCTTTTGCTTACAGCATGCCCTTGAGATTGAGGAGTTGCTTGCGAGCAAAGGTGGAGTCCATACCCTCATCATATGCCATGCAG ATTATGTCAAACTAAAAGCACTTGCTATATCAATAGCTGAGGAAATTGAGTTTCATTTCGACTATAAAGATGTTGCCCTAGCAAATGCTTCCAAGTCTGATTTACATCTGATTAACATTTCAATTGATGATGAGGGTTATGAGGAAGAGGGAACAGATTGGACATCACGGATGGGTCTAAACCTGAAACACTGTTCCAAGATTAGGAAAGAAACATCAGGGAGTCAAAAGCAACCTCCTTTATCGTTTTGGGGACTATTTTCCAAGCCATCACCCATTTCAGTTGTTCCAAATTTGAAATGGCTCTGCAGGAAAGCGCGGACTCCATATAAGGTCGTTGGTTATACTTCCAGCCCTGATGTTGTGGCAGCTCCAGACAAGGTTAAGCCTGCAGTTACAAAATCTCCGATAGACACTGCTGATAATGCTCATGAGAATGTCAAAAGTGAGCAAACTTTGCAAAAAGTTTGTGTCCTGAAAGAAACCAGTGATGTAGCTGATATGAGCTGCTGCCCCAAGGAGAATGATCAAGATGGACATTCTCTTATTAACATCCCTATTGCTGTCGCTGAATATCCTATGATGCATCAAGTTTGTGAGGGTCCGGTTAGTGTGAGCTCATTTGATGACCCTATCTGTTCATTTGATTCCCAGGGTGCACCCACAACTGCTGCAGTGTCAGCTGCCAAACCTACCAGAGAACAATGTGATGTTGAATCAACTGAGTTGACTAGTTCCAGTAATCCTGTTCAACAGTTCCTTGACAATGAACTTACAGTTGAGAGAAGCAGCATGAACTTGGTAAGCAATCATGAGTACTTGGAATCTGACAATGCAACTTCAGTGTGCAAAGAGGAACAGCTGCAAGTTCAAGAAGATCAGGAGGCCATGGAACCTTGCAATAATCCCATCACAGATTTGGTCCGTCCATGCCTGACAGAAGGCATAACTTTTGCAGGAGAATTACATGGTGGGGCAGCATCATCAACCCTTGAAAATGAGGATAGCTGTGGTAATACATCTTACCATTCTGACACTGTATTGAAAGATAGCAAATCTGATACAGATGGTCAACCTGAAACATGTGCTGGTAGTGCTGTTCTTGTCACACCAAAGTCGAGCTGTGATCAGATGATCTCTAGTGGTGACAGAAGTTGCAGTCTGATCGTGGACTTCCCTGTATCCTCTGATGCTGCCGTTTCAAGTGAAAAGCTGTCTATGGCTCATGGTTTGATGAGCACTCAGGCAGTCCGTAATTCGAAGGCACCGCTACgctcattaaatccagaacaGGCTGAGGCCAGTTTGACTGATCTTAAGGCCGCTAAGGTCAATTGCATTCATGCCACACAATTACCTCATGAATGTCCAAGTAGTGAATTCATTATTTCAGAAGGCACACAAAAATCAGCTTCAGTGACTGCAATCTCTGGACAAAATGAAACATCCATGCATAGAGAGTCAAACTCATTTGATATTTTActtggagttctagccaatgAATCTAAGGTTGCTTCTGGAAAAGATGAGATTGGCAAAGCTTCCTTGACATTGATGACACTGGCTAGCAATGACCACTCCGCAGATGATGTAACACAGGGCAAAGTTATCATTGATCGGTCACGTGACTTCTGCGCATCAGACATAGTGTCTAGAAGCATTGGAAGTTCAAATAGAACAAATATCATATTCTATACAAGACGCAAACTCAAACGAAAGAACAGATCAAAGTCAAACATTAATAGTTTGCAAAGCATTGGGAGCTATGTCCGTTCACCGTGTGAAAGCTTGAGGCCAAGGACTAGACCTGCAATTGTTGAAGACAtggaaaatgaaacaaaaagtGTAGAAGCTTCAGTTgcaaagaagaggaagaggacaAAATTAGAATCATTTCGGTGCGAGATTGAGTTTTGTGATATGACATTTGAGACTAAAGCCGAACTTCGCGCTCACCAGCGCAATATATGCACCGATGAGTCTTGTGGCAAGCGCTTCAGCTCACACAAATACTTGAAGCGGCATCAATGTGTACACAGAGATGAGAGGCCATTCAAATGCCCCTGGGATGGCTGTCCTATGACTTTCAAGTGGTTGTGGGCTCAAACTGAGCATATCAGAGTCCATACAGGAGAGCGACCATATAAGTGCGCGGCTCCTGACTGTGGTCAGAGTTTTAGATATGTCTCAGACTACAGTCGCCATAGAAAGAAGTTCAATCATTATTGA